The Chitinophagaceae bacterium genome window below encodes:
- a CDS encoding RagB/SusD family nutrient uptake outer membrane protein, translating to MKKILIVAAGFLFTVGCTKQLDQVNPNAQTSASFWKSQADAIAGINAAYSSLLPDGGYMRCTPLMLDTRGDDAKSNSPWDQMYNTGKFALNSGNIAIYGWTYETYYQGVLRCNQVLDNVPAIEMDAALKERVLGQAYFMRGLYYYHLVNFFGRVPLVLHVPEINTFSEKQATIEAGWAQVISDFKEAAKRLPAKYSDVTGPDKNDLGRATKGAAMAFLGKAYLFKPTPDFTLAAEQFKAVMDLNIYNLTTNYRDNFIEATENNVESIFEVQFSRDAGGADLGWGGTPQPGWGKTSARAITYAPRSFGWTDVQPTRSVFNEFLVEKTTANTDDPRLEATMFYNKPGMMIYGIPFATRFAANAADLNDLFCRKYQNDGVKADEFDWRSGINERIMRYADVLLMYAECLNELNRTAEAYPLIQRVRSRVGLPDLATAKPGMTQAQMRDQIAHERLLEFSLEGHRFDDIHRWGWLNNAAKLAILKANDPEFNSYAAGREYYPIPQREIDLNPGYTQNSGY from the coding sequence ATGAAAAAAATATTAATAGTTGCTGCAGGATTTCTGTTTACGGTTGGCTGTACCAAACAGTTAGACCAGGTAAATCCCAACGCACAAACCTCAGCAAGTTTCTGGAAATCGCAGGCAGATGCTATTGCAGGTATCAATGCTGCTTACAGCAGTCTTTTACCTGATGGTGGTTACATGCGCTGTACACCTTTAATGCTCGATACCCGTGGTGATGATGCAAAAAGTAACAGTCCCTGGGATCAGATGTACAACACAGGTAAGTTTGCGTTGAACTCCGGAAATATTGCCATTTACGGGTGGACATATGAAACCTATTATCAGGGAGTACTCCGTTGCAACCAGGTACTGGATAATGTACCTGCCATTGAAATGGATGCAGCTTTAAAAGAAAGGGTTCTTGGACAGGCTTATTTTATGCGGGGCTTGTACTATTATCACTTAGTGAATTTCTTTGGACGTGTACCATTGGTATTACATGTACCTGAAATAAATACATTCAGTGAAAAGCAGGCAACAATAGAAGCGGGCTGGGCTCAGGTGATCAGTGATTTTAAAGAAGCAGCAAAAAGACTTCCGGCTAAATACAGTGATGTAACAGGACCGGATAAGAATGACCTCGGACGTGCAACGAAAGGTGCTGCTATGGCATTTCTTGGAAAAGCATATTTATTTAAGCCAACTCCTGATTTTACATTGGCTGCAGAACAGTTTAAAGCTGTTATGGATCTGAACATCTATAACCTGACAACGAATTACAGAGATAACTTTATTGAAGCAACTGAAAACAATGTTGAATCAATCTTTGAAGTTCAGTTCAGCCGTGATGCAGGTGGTGCTGATCTTGGTTGGGGTGGTACTCCACAACCAGGTTGGGGTAAAACTTCTGCAAGAGCAATTACTTATGCTCCACGCAGCTTTGGATGGACAGACGTACAACCTACCCGTTCAGTATTTAATGAATTCCTTGTTGAAAAAACGACGGCTAATACAGATGATCCACGTTTGGAAGCTACCATGTTTTATAACAAACCCGGTATGATGATTTATGGAATTCCTTTTGCAACAAGATTTGCAGCAAATGCTGCAGATTTGAATGACTTATTCTGTCGCAAATACCAGAATGATGGTGTAAAAGCTGATGAGTTTGACTGGCGCTCCGGCATCAATGAACGCATCATGCGCTATGCTGATGTATTGCTGATGTATGCTGAATGCTTGAATGAACTCAACAGAACTGCGGAAGCATATCCATTGATTCAGCGTGTACGCAGCAGGGTTGGACTGCCTGATCTTGCAACAGCAAAACCAGGTATGACACAGGCGCAAATGCGTGATCAGATTGCACATGAACGCTTATTGGAATTCAGCCTTGAAGGCCACCGCTTTGATGATATTCACCGCTGGGGCTGGCTTAATAATGCTGCAAAACTTGCAATACTGAAAGCAAATGATCCGGAATTCAATTCTTATGCAGCAGGAAGGGAGTATTATCCAATTCCGCAGCGTGAAATTGACCTGAACCCCGGTTATACACAAAATTCAGGTTATTAA
- a CDS encoding TonB-dependent receptor — MKGNKSWLPKKVIHLTIVFFALLFSNYLSAQSTVTGTVADNAGKPLTGVSVTVKGTSTGTVTGTDGRFSISASAKDVLVISFVGYASQEISVRRKTSVAVVLQESAGDLEEVVVVGYGTQRKKDLTGAVSVVNVGNARKTASYDVAKMLQGQTPGVSVHGSGEPGGFVQIKIRGISSLVNNNPLFVVDGVMIGAPFDLNPNDIESIQILKDASATAIYGSRGSTGVVIITTKKGKPGKMKVNYNGYAGMQNIARRWDVTDAAGYRKITNQAEVNAGLSIAPGNDPASSSFISNVNTNWQKEAFRTGFIQDHSVSFSGGAESMTYNASLGYFDQSSTITGPQAYKRYTATLGLTGKKGIFSYGTKMFYTNSHKVNPYNGSNSKAIFGGAVTSLITTIPTIPVKDANRLGGYGGADNTTQRAITLNVIGLNNLLKNETDRDRFLGNIWGEVELVKNLKYKLNASFDRGQEVGFAFEPKYDLGWYYLNNTSYLYRRVGTGTTALVENTLSYKLTTGKHNIDVLAGYTFQKDKGNHLTGSGINLREPYFYTFDAIAAASDKTLTSGSDASVLISYLGRLNYNYDDRYLVTVNFRRDGSSRFPSANRWGNFHSFSGAWNVHNEKFIHLPSVISTLKLRGGYGQVGNQNIGNYLYQSYVNTNASYVFNNTLAPGVTVVSLVDPGIKWETKVTTNVAAEIGLLNERLRFTAEYFKNTNKDLLAGVPISLSIGSFPWDVTTNAASMENSGVEITVGYKGSVKNFTYDVTLSGNTLKNKLVSLGLNGVPIYGNASKSEPGRPVGDLYGHTMIGIFQSAAEVSSSPTQPNAAPGDVKFQDTNKDGKINDEDRVYLGRSIPNLYYGLNINLGYKNFDFSMFWQGSAGNKVYNSVYSDLMGGQYSNHHVDDLDFWTTAHTNTTIPRPVIGDPNANGRVSNRFVENGSYVRLQNFQLGYTLKPMSGLKWLSNARVYLSGQNVFTITKYKGLDPDFTGVGNDGLFSRGFDQGSFPNPRSILVGVQLSL; from the coding sequence ATGAAAGGAAACAAATCCTGGCTGCCAAAAAAAGTAATCCATTTAACGATTGTCTTTTTTGCCTTGCTATTCTCAAATTACCTGTCTGCACAGTCCACAGTTACAGGGACTGTTGCTGACAATGCAGGTAAACCGCTTACTGGTGTTTCTGTAACTGTAAAAGGAACTTCAACAGGTACTGTAACCGGTACCGACGGAAGATTTTCCATTTCTGCATCAGCGAAAGATGTACTTGTTATTTCTTTTGTTGGCTATGCATCACAGGAAATTTCTGTCAGGAGAAAAACATCTGTAGCAGTTGTACTGCAGGAATCTGCCGGCGACCTTGAAGAGGTTGTGGTAGTTGGCTATGGTACACAACGGAAAAAAGATTTAACAGGAGCTGTATCTGTAGTAAATGTTGGCAATGCACGCAAAACTGCCAGTTATGATGTGGCAAAAATGCTCCAGGGTCAAACTCCGGGTGTAAGTGTTCACGGTTCAGGTGAACCTGGTGGTTTTGTTCAGATCAAAATAAGGGGAATCAGTTCACTTGTAAACAACAACCCTTTATTTGTTGTGGATGGTGTAATGATCGGTGCTCCATTTGATCTTAACCCCAATGATATTGAATCGATTCAGATTCTGAAAGATGCTTCTGCAACTGCTATCTATGGTTCAAGGGGAAGTACTGGTGTTGTGATCATCACAACAAAAAAAGGGAAGCCAGGTAAAATGAAAGTGAATTATAATGGATATGCCGGTATGCAGAACATTGCCCGCCGATGGGATGTTACTGATGCTGCAGGGTACAGAAAAATTACCAACCAGGCTGAAGTGAATGCAGGATTAAGCATTGCTCCCGGTAATGACCCGGCCAGTTCTTCTTTTATCAGTAATGTAAATACCAACTGGCAAAAGGAAGCTTTCCGTACAGGGTTTATTCAGGATCACAGTGTAAGTTTTTCAGGTGGTGCAGAAAGTATGACTTATAATGCCTCACTTGGTTATTTTGATCAAAGCAGTACAATTACCGGCCCGCAGGCATATAAACGTTATACTGCAACATTGGGGTTAACAGGAAAAAAAGGAATTTTTTCTTATGGAACAAAAATGTTCTATACCAATTCTCACAAAGTAAATCCTTACAACGGGTCAAACAGCAAAGCCATTTTTGGCGGTGCTGTTACCAGTTTAATAACAACCATTCCTACCATTCCCGTGAAAGATGCAAACCGTTTGGGTGGTTATGGTGGTGCTGACAATACAACACAGCGTGCAATTACACTGAATGTTATTGGATTGAACAACCTGTTGAAAAATGAAACAGACAGAGATCGTTTCCTCGGTAATATCTGGGGAGAAGTTGAGCTTGTAAAAAATCTGAAGTATAAATTAAATGCAAGCTTCGACAGAGGCCAGGAAGTTGGTTTTGCATTTGAACCTAAATATGATCTCGGATGGTATTATCTGAATAACACTTCTTATCTGTACAGAAGAGTAGGTACAGGCACAACTGCTTTAGTTGAAAATACCCTTTCTTATAAACTGACAACCGGTAAACACAATATTGATGTGTTAGCAGGTTATACTTTTCAGAAAGACAAGGGAAATCATTTAACAGGAAGTGGTATTAATTTACGTGAACCTTACTTCTATACTTTTGATGCAATTGCCGCTGCTTCTGATAAAACTTTAACCAGCGGAAGCGATGCTTCAGTGTTGATTTCTTATCTCGGCAGATTAAATTATAATTATGATGACAGATACCTGGTGACTGTAAACTTCAGAAGAGATGGTTCATCAAGGTTCCCTTCTGCAAACAGGTGGGGTAATTTTCATTCATTCTCCGGTGCATGGAATGTGCATAATGAAAAATTCATTCACCTGCCATCAGTTATCAGTACTTTAAAACTGAGAGGTGGTTATGGTCAGGTAGGTAACCAGAATATTGGGAACTATCTCTACCAATCTTATGTTAATACAAATGCAAGCTATGTGTTCAATAATACATTGGCCCCCGGTGTTACTGTTGTATCACTTGTAGATCCCGGTATTAAATGGGAAACTAAAGTAACAACTAACGTTGCAGCGGAAATAGGTTTGTTGAATGAAAGATTGAGGTTTACTGCTGAGTATTTTAAAAACACAAATAAAGATCTGCTGGCTGGAGTGCCAATTTCATTATCAATTGGCTCTTTTCCATGGGATGTAACAACCAATGCTGCATCAATGGAAAATTCAGGTGTGGAAATAACAGTAGGATATAAAGGATCAGTGAAAAATTTCACTTACGATGTAACCTTATCAGGAAATACATTGAAGAATAAACTTGTATCACTTGGTTTGAATGGCGTACCTATTTACGGAAATGCCAGTAAATCAGAACCAGGCCGACCTGTGGGAGATTTGTACGGACACACTATGATTGGAATTTTCCAGAGTGCTGCTGAAGTAAGCAGTTCACCTACTCAACCGAATGCAGCTCCCGGTGATGTGAAGTTCCAGGACACCAACAAAGACGGTAAAATAAATGATGAAGACCGTGTTTATCTGGGCAGATCAATTCCTAATCTCTACTATGGTTTAAATATTAATCTTGGATATAAGAATTTCGATTTCTCTATGTTCTGGCAGGGAAGTGCAGGCAATAAAGTATATAACTCTGTTTACAGTGATCTGATGGGTGGCCAATACAGTAATCATCATGTTGATGACCTGGATTTCTGGACTACAGCACATACCAATACAACTATTCCCCGTCCTGTAATTGGCGATCCTAATGCAAATGGCAGAGTATCGAACAGGTTTGTTGAAAATGGAAGTTATGTACGTCTTCAAAACTTCCAGCTTGGTTATACTTTGAAACCAATGTCAGGATTGAAATGGTTATCAAACGCAAGAGTTTATTTATCAGGACAGAATGTATTTACCATTACGAAGTACAAAGGTCTTGATCCGGATTTTACAGGTGTAGGCAACGATGGTTTATTCAGTCGTGGATTCGATCAGGGTTCATTTCCTAATCCAAGATCCATCTTAGTGGGTGTGCAACTTTCATTGTAA
- a CDS encoding NUDIX hydrolase — MTKYQKQTRILVAVDCIVFGFDGQKLKILLIKRGFEPERNKWSLMGGFVEPNESADNAAIRILKILTGLEGVYLEQFHTFSGPDRDPIERTLSVAYFALIDINQYEKQISEEYHPEWFPLNKVPDLIFDHNEMMAMAKEKLRYKAALHPILFELLPPKFTLPLLQSLFEDVYETSFDKRNFSRKILSTGLLLKQKDKDKENSKKGAFYYKLDKKHYQKNFHKFLHFIPNPNGLI, encoded by the coding sequence ATGACAAAATATCAAAAGCAAACCCGCATTCTTGTCGCAGTCGATTGTATCGTTTTCGGATTTGACGGCCAGAAACTGAAAATACTGCTGATCAAAAGAGGTTTTGAACCAGAACGGAATAAATGGAGCCTGATGGGTGGTTTTGTTGAGCCAAATGAAAGTGCTGACAATGCAGCCATCAGAATTCTTAAAATACTTACTGGCCTTGAGGGAGTTTACCTGGAACAGTTTCACACATTTTCCGGTCCTGACAGAGATCCGATAGAACGTACCCTGTCAGTTGCTTATTTTGCATTGATAGATATTAATCAATACGAAAAGCAGATCAGCGAGGAATATCACCCGGAGTGGTTTCCACTTAACAAAGTTCCTGACCTGATATTTGACCACAACGAAATGATGGCAATGGCAAAGGAAAAGCTGCGCTATAAAGCTGCTCTCCATCCTATCCTGTTTGAACTGTTGCCACCTAAGTTTACATTACCGCTCCTGCAAAGCCTTTTTGAAGATGTATATGAAACAAGTTTCGATAAACGTAATTTCAGCCGGAAGATTTTGAGTACAGGGCTGTTGCTGAAACAAAAAGACAAGGATAAAGAAAATTCAAAAAAAGGTGCCTTCTATTATAAGCTCGACAAAAAACATTACCAGAAGAACTTTCATAAGTTCCTTCATTTTATCCCCAATCCAAACGGGCTGATCTGA
- a CDS encoding AraC family transcriptional regulator has protein sequence MEDIKKGSHKNIWYGLGRQRIEIPKTILKSRVHGNTMLKHLHICSIGYYPKAKDHFTYRKKGLSENFLFYCVDGNGWFQLGKQKYEVGPNEFFILPQNTEHSYGSNPDNPWTIYWIHFGGESLKDLNEIQAVQKHFKPEYVKNNGDIIPIFTKIYKTLELGYSIDNLLFANMCLSHFLTLFVYNSRNYSAASSTDKLDCVDTAILFMQEHINDNISLNDLSKQYNYSVSRFSNLFKQKTGYAPIDYFLQMKMQKACQQLDFTNRSIKDIAFSMGFDDPYYFSKRFRTIIGMSPKIYRTRKSEESKY, from the coding sequence ATGGAAGATATTAAAAAAGGTTCTCATAAGAATATCTGGTACGGCCTGGGTCGTCAGCGTATTGAAATTCCCAAGACCATTTTAAAGTCGAGGGTGCATGGAAATACGATGCTGAAACATCTGCATATCTGTTCCATAGGTTACTATCCAAAAGCCAAGGATCATTTTACCTACCGCAAAAAGGGTTTGTCTGAAAATTTCCTGTTTTACTGTGTGGATGGTAACGGATGGTTCCAGTTGGGGAAACAGAAATATGAGGTTGGGCCAAATGAATTTTTTATTCTGCCGCAGAATACAGAACATTCATACGGAAGTAATCCGGATAATCCCTGGACGATTTACTGGATTCATTTTGGCGGAGAATCATTGAAAGATTTGAACGAAATACAGGCCGTACAGAAACATTTTAAACCGGAGTATGTAAAAAATAATGGCGACATCATTCCCATCTTCACCAAAATATACAAGACACTGGAGTTGGGTTACAGTATCGACAATCTCCTGTTTGCTAACATGTGCCTGTCGCATTTCCTGACATTATTTGTTTATAATTCAAGAAATTATTCTGCAGCTTCATCAACAGATAAACTGGATTGTGTTGATACAGCCATTCTTTTTATGCAGGAGCACATCAATGATAATATTTCTTTGAACGATTTGAGTAAACAGTACAATTATTCTGTTTCCCGTTTTTCCAATCTCTTCAAGCAAAAAACAGGCTACGCACCAATCGATTATTTTTTGCAGATGAAAATGCAGAAAGCCTGTCAGCAATTAGATTTCACCAACCGCTCCATCAAGGATATTGCCTTCAGCATGGGTTTTGATGATCCGTATTATTTCTCCAAACGATTCAGAACAATTATCGGTATGTCACCGAAAATTTACCGTACACGTAAGAGTGAGGAATCAAAATATTAA
- a CDS encoding sialate O-acetylesterase, with protein sequence MIQAIGKKISAFVLLIFIASSSVSAAIKLPWFFSDNMVLQQKTDAAIWGWAKAGSTVQVVTSWNKAKYSAKADDAGKWKLKVNTPEAGGPYTITISDGTPLTLKNVLIGEVWLCSGQSNMEMPMKGFRDQPILGSNEAVFSSANSNIRLYTVPRSVQRTAQDTSKQSSWKQAEPEAVSNFSATAYYFGKMLYEQLHVPIGLVNISYGGSPVEAFMDEATLKSFPEIKVPSASDTAKLNNRVATVLYNGMLKPFLGFTIKGCIWYQGESNNDRALQYETLFPAFVQQIRQQTGQGDFPFYYCQIAPYNYTNYSAVNAATYNSAYLRDAQRKALAKISNSGMAVLMDLGEEFGIHPMDKATGSKRLAYMALAKTYGLKGFGFESPNYESISISGNTVTVKFSGAPNGLTAYGKTLSLFEVAGANKIFRPAKALISGGTIIVSSPDVKDPVAVRYAFKDFVMGDLFSTEGFPVSSFRSDDW encoded by the coding sequence ATGATTCAAGCCATTGGTAAAAAAATCTCAGCCTTCGTTTTACTCATCTTCATTGCCAGTTCATCTGTATCTGCAGCGATCAAACTGCCCTGGTTCTTTTCAGACAATATGGTGCTACAGCAAAAAACAGACGCAGCCATCTGGGGATGGGCAAAAGCAGGAAGTACTGTGCAGGTGGTTACATCCTGGAATAAGGCAAAGTATTCAGCTAAAGCAGATGATGCCGGCAAATGGAAGTTGAAAGTAAATACTCCTGAAGCAGGTGGTCCATATACAATTACAATCAGTGATGGGACACCTCTTACTTTGAAAAATGTGTTGATTGGCGAAGTATGGCTTTGCAGCGGACAATCAAATATGGAAATGCCGATGAAAGGTTTCAGGGATCAGCCGATCCTTGGCAGCAATGAGGCAGTCTTCAGTTCAGCAAACAGTAATATCAGGTTGTACACTGTTCCCCGTTCTGTGCAACGTACAGCACAGGATACCAGCAAGCAATCATCCTGGAAACAGGCTGAGCCAGAAGCTGTAAGCAACTTCAGTGCAACGGCTTATTATTTTGGCAAGATGTTATACGAACAGCTGCATGTACCTATTGGATTGGTGAATATCAGTTATGGAGGTTCTCCAGTGGAAGCGTTTATGGATGAAGCTACACTCAAATCATTTCCTGAAATCAAAGTACCATCAGCAAGCGACACAGCAAAACTAAATAACCGAGTGGCAACTGTTTTATACAATGGTATGCTGAAGCCCTTCCTTGGTTTTACAATTAAGGGCTGTATCTGGTACCAGGGTGAAAGCAATAATGATCGTGCATTACAATACGAAACTCTGTTCCCGGCATTTGTACAACAGATCCGTCAGCAAACCGGGCAGGGCGATTTTCCATTTTATTACTGCCAGATTGCTCCCTACAATTATACCAACTACTCGGCAGTGAACGCTGCCACTTACAACTCTGCCTATTTACGGGATGCACAACGCAAAGCCTTGGCAAAAATCTCCAACAGCGGTATGGCTGTGTTAATGGATCTTGGCGAGGAATTCGGTATTCATCCAATGGATAAAGCAACAGGCAGCAAACGTTTAGCTTATATGGCATTGGCGAAAACATATGGATTGAAAGGTTTCGGTTTTGAAAGCCCGAATTATGAGTCGATCTCCATCAGCGGCAATACGGTTACTGTTAAATTCAGTGGTGCTCCGAATGGTTTGACTGCTTATGGCAAAACACTTTCTTTGTTTGAAGTAGCGGGAGCAAACAAAATATTCCGTCCTGCAAAAGCTCTTATCAGCGGAGGAACTATAATTGTTTCTTCTCCTGATGTGAAAGATCCTGTTGCGGTTCGTTATGCGTTTAAAGATTTTGTGATGGGCGATTTGTTTAGTACGGAAGGGTTTCCTGTTTCAAGTTTCAGGAGTGATGATTGGTGA